One part of the Gammaproteobacteria bacterium genome encodes these proteins:
- the modB gene encoding molybdate ABC transporter permease subunit produces MDLLSPVVLTLKLAAVTTLILLLISTPLAWWLAHSKSKWAAIVETLVALPLVLPPTVLGFYLLIVLGANGVIGGPWADLTGSALTFTFSGLVIASVIYSLPFVVQPLQNSFVAVGRKPLEVALLLRASRLDAFFSVILPLSMRGYITAAVLGFTHTMGEFGVVLMVGGSIPGETQVLSIAIYEHVEVLDYGAAHVLSAGLLIFTFIVLLMVYVINRRFPTNAH; encoded by the coding sequence ATGGATCTGCTTTCACCTGTTGTGCTGACTTTAAAGCTTGCAGCGGTGACGACATTGATATTACTGCTGATCAGCACACCGCTGGCCTGGTGGTTGGCGCATAGCAAATCAAAATGGGCGGCTATCGTTGAGACACTGGTTGCACTGCCTCTGGTATTACCGCCTACGGTATTGGGCTTTTATCTGTTGATCGTACTGGGTGCGAACGGTGTGATTGGTGGGCCGTGGGCTGATTTGACGGGTTCAGCGCTGACTTTTACCTTTAGCGGGTTGGTGATTGCCTCGGTGATCTATTCGCTCCCTTTCGTTGTGCAACCCCTGCAGAACTCTTTTGTCGCCGTCGGCCGAAAACCTCTGGAGGTGGCCTTGCTGCTGCGGGCTTCACGTCTGGATGCTTTTTTCAGTGTGATTCTACCGTTATCCATGCGTGGCTATATTACTGCTGCAGTGCTTGGCTTTACACACACTATGGGGGAGTTTGGGGTCGTGCTGATGGTGGGTGGCAGCATTCCGGGTGAGACGCAAGTGCTTTCCATTGCTATATATGAGCATGTGGAAGTGTTGGACTATGGCGCAGCTCATGTGCTTTCAGCGGGTCTGCTGATATTTACTTTTATCGTATTGTTGATGGTCTACGTGATTAATCGCAGGTTTCCGACCAATGCCCATTGA